In the genome of Hymenobacter taeanensis, one region contains:
- the purD gene encoding phosphoribosylamine--glycine ligase — translation MSNSNKNIVLLGGGAREHAMAWKLTRDGATVHVLPGNGGIPNSHPEISATDFPAIQSFCEANDVKLIVVGPEAPLAAGVTDYFAGSDIRVFGPSRAGATLESSKVWSKDFMRRHGVATAMSWQYRSDKLDEARAKAVELDGQVVVKYDGLAAGKGVYVCSSVEEAHAALDELAALHTGWFSFLLEEKLTGPEISIIGVTDGNRVRLLAPSQDHKQLLAGDQGPNTGGMGAYCPVPFADDNVLAAIRTSIVDPTLLGLQNEQFDFKGFLYFGIMLTPQGPKLLEYNVRLGDPEAEVLLPSMESSLLELIEATLDGTLAQTTVWQRPGYYVGVVLASGGYPAAQFPTGFPISGLDQLHPSILAFHGATRQHDGELVTSGGRVMVLVGHGNELEEAVNHVYREAERVKFKDVYIRTDIGQRPEPTLAGNW, via the coding sequence GCGCCACCGTGCATGTGCTGCCTGGCAACGGCGGCATCCCGAACAGCCACCCCGAAATCAGCGCCACCGACTTTCCGGCTATTCAAAGCTTCTGCGAAGCTAACGATGTGAAGCTGATTGTGGTAGGTCCCGAAGCGCCATTGGCAGCGGGCGTGACGGATTACTTCGCTGGGTCTGACATCCGTGTGTTTGGCCCCAGCCGGGCCGGCGCCACGTTGGAAAGCTCCAAGGTGTGGTCAAAAGACTTTATGCGGCGGCATGGGGTAGCAACGGCTATGTCGTGGCAGTACCGCAGCGATAAGCTGGACGAGGCCCGCGCCAAAGCCGTTGAGCTGGATGGGCAGGTGGTGGTGAAGTACGATGGCCTAGCGGCGGGCAAAGGCGTGTACGTGTGCTCTTCCGTAGAAGAAGCCCACGCGGCGCTGGATGAGCTGGCGGCCTTGCACACCGGTTGGTTTAGCTTCCTGCTGGAAGAAAAACTGACTGGCCCCGAAATCAGCATTATTGGTGTAACGGACGGCAACCGGGTGCGGCTGCTGGCTCCCTCCCAGGACCACAAGCAACTGCTGGCCGGCGACCAGGGCCCCAACACCGGCGGCATGGGCGCTTATTGCCCGGTACCCTTTGCCGACGACAACGTGCTGGCGGCCATCCGCACCAGCATTGTGGATCCCACGTTGCTAGGTCTGCAGAACGAGCAATTCGACTTTAAAGGCTTCCTGTACTTCGGCATCATGCTCACGCCCCAGGGCCCGAAGCTGCTGGAATACAACGTGCGCCTAGGTGACCCCGAAGCCGAAGTATTGCTTCCTTCCATGGAAAGCAGCCTTCTGGAGCTGATTGAGGCTACCCTCGACGGCACCCTGGCCCAGACTACCGTATGGCAGCGGCCCGGTTATTACGTGGGCGTGGTGCTGGCCTCGGGTGGCTACCCCGCAGCACAATTCCCGACCGGCTTCCCTATTAGTGGCCTAGACCAACTACACCCCAGCATCCTGGCCTTCCACGGCGCTACCCGTCAGCACGACGGTGAGCTAGTGACCAGCGGTGGACGGGTGATGGTACTGGTAGGCCACGGCAATGAGCTGGAAGAGGCTGTGAACCACGTGTATCGGGAAGCAGAAAGAGTTAAATTTAAGGATGTGTACATCCGTACCGATATCGGCCAGCGGCCGGAACCGACCCTTGCAGGAAACTGGTAA